Part of the Pseudomonas lijiangensis genome is shown below.
GCAAAATACGGCCTGAATATCGACCATATCGATCGTCTGTCCGGGCGCATGCCTCTCGACACGCCAGCCGACAAGGGCAAGGGCTGCATCGAGTTCTCCGTGCGCGGCGAGCCTGCTGACCCGAAGGCCATGCAGGCCGAATTCCTCAGCGTGGCCCAGGAGCTGAACGTCGATATCGCGTTCCAGCAGGACTCGCTGTTCCGCCGCAACCGTCGCCTGGCCGTGTTCGACATGGACTCGACCCTGATCGAGGCCGAAGTCATCGATGAGCTGGCCAAGGCTGCTGGAGTCGGTGAGCAGGTTTCGGAAATCACCGAGCGCGCCATGCGTGGCGAACTGGATTTCCGCGCCAGCTTCAAGGAGCGTCTGTCGCTGCTCAAAGGGCTGGATGTGAGCGTGCTGGATGAAATAGGTGCTTCCCTGCGCCTGACCGAAGGCGCTGAAACCCTGTTTGCCGAACTCAAGCGCCTGGGCTACAAGACCGCCATTCTTTCGGGTGGCTTCACTTACTTTGCCAAGCAGTTGCAGGCGAAGCTGGGCATCGACTATGTGTTTGCCAACGAACTGGAAGTGGTCGATGGCAAAGTGACCGGTGTGGCGGTCGAGCCGATTGTCGATGCGCAACGCAAGGCCGATCTGCTGCGCGAGCTGGCGAACAAGGAAGGTTTGAGTCTGGAGCAGACTATCGCGGTGGGTGACGGTGCCAATGACTTGCCGATGCTGGCGATTGCCGGCCTTGGGGTCGCGTTCCGCGCCAAGCCACTGGTGAAGCAGTCTGCAAAACAGGCGATTTCGACACTGGGTCTGGACGGGGTTCTGTACCTGCTGGGCTTTCGGGACCGCGAGGGTCGCGGCTGACACGCCCGATGTGTGTAGCTGTCGCAATCCTCTGAAGGCCTGCGGCAGCTACAGCGAACTCCACAACGAATCGAATTCCTGCCCCGGCTTCGGCTTTTCACTTTCCGTGGCCTTGGGCGCATCGTAGATCTTGTACTCGAACTGGTTATAGCTGGCGCTGCTGATGTGCCGGTTGCTCAGCGCTGCCCGGCGTTCTTCGCCATTGACGTTGATCATGACCTGGCTGTTTTCCTGAAAGGGCAGGCGCGGGGCGAGCACGGTCGGTGGCTTGCCCATGGCGCGGACTTCCGGAAGCATCAGGGTGCGCAGGTACTGGCTGTTCTGCCCTTCACGGATCAATTGCATGCCACAGGGCTGCGCAAACGGGGCGATCAGTTCGATGCCCATCTGCGTGCCGCCGCTGCGCACTTGCCTGACCCAGCGCACGATGGCGATGCTCCAGCCCTGACCGGCGTCATCCTGAATACCCACCAGTTCACCGGCCTGTAATTGTGGCGGGACCTCTTTGGGCCACGCCAGGCAATAGCCGCCGGGGCTGTGGTTGACGATATTCAGTTCGAAGGTCGCAAAGATGTTCTGGGCGTTGGACGCCGACTCGTTGTCGCCATCTACTGACTGGTATTCGATTTCCTCGAAAGGCAGCAAGACCGACGAGGTATTGCCGCGATGGGTATCGAAGGCGTTGGACCATGGGTCGTCGTTATTGTCGTTGACCAGCTTGAGGCTGAAGTCCGCCACGCTGCTCACGGCCGGCAGCAGCAATTGCTCGGTGAAGGACTTTTGCCCGCCGACGTAATAGTGCAGGGCGCTCATGCCGATGCACAGTTTGAGCGTGCCCTGGCCTGCGGTGCGCTGAAAGGTTCGCTCGGCCACATCGCCCCAGGCGGCTGCCAGATGTTGCAGCAGGTCGGTGGTGATACGAGACGGGACCAGTAATCTGGACTGCGAGCGCTGATCGGCGGGCAGTTCCAGGTATTTATTGAGGGCATCGGCCAGCGCCAGGGAATTGATCCCCAGCAGCTTGGGCAACTGCTCATCGGTAAACAGCGTGCGATAAAGCGGCGGTTTGTCGGACGTGGGGTCCAGAGCAAACAGGCTGTTTTCATTGGCTGGCGATTGCAGCGTGACCAGCGCGCTCCAGGCTTCCAGAGCTTCGGCCATCTTGCCGATATTCAGCTGGCGCATCTGATTGCTGCGTGAACAGCCCATCAGCAGCGCGATGGCGTAGGTCTGCTCGACGCTCAGGGTGCGAGTATGGGTGCCCAGCGGCTCGTTCACCGGCGTGCTGTGCAACTGATACTGGCGGGCAATCTGATAGATGTTGTGCAGCTCAAGCCAGAGACCGTCCTGCACCGGGCAATACAATTGGCTGGCGCGGATCAGGGGGCCGTTGAGTGCATGCATGGCGCGTTGCAAGGCGGTGGTGAGCAGAGCGCCCTGTTCCTTGCTGTAGCGTGCTGCCACATTCTGGATGATCTGTTTGTAGCCGGTTGCCAGGTGGTTTTGCAGCGCCTGGCAGAGATTGGCGACCTTGCGCGGACGCTCATCTAGCACGATGGCCTGATTGAGGAAGTGCCGCTCCAGATGGCTGCAGACGAAATAGACTTCCGGGCGCAGCAGCTCCAGCAGTTGGAGACGGTTTTCGCCGGGGGTCATCAGCAGGTTGAGTTCGGACAGCCCTTGATAGAGCTGGCGGGCCATTTCGCCGATGTTTGCTTTGGGCAGGCTGGAGATCCAGCGTTTCAGGTCGCGGGGATTGGGTTCACAGAATGACAGGCTCGACTGTGTTGGCGTGGGTGCACGCAACAACAGAGGTAAGCTCAAATTACTCATGTGACAGGCAGACTCCAGCTACTTCAAAGGCCCGAACGGTGGCTTTGATTGACGAACTTCATGCATCTTTGCAGTGAATTTATCGTGCATGCGTCAATTAAAGTGCGCTGCTTCCTGCAACACCGATAAGGCAACTTTAACAGCATCGGCACGTTCTCGCAGCTTTTATGGCCTCATGCCAGTACCTGTCTGCTTCCCTTGGAGCACTGGCTTGAGCACAGGTTCCTGAGAACCTGTGCATTTCAAGTCAACAGATGTTTCAGGCCTGTACAGGCGCTGCCATTGCTTGCCCCATTTGTACCTTGGAGCCAGCGGTCAGCTCCTCTGCCCATTTCACCTGATCCGGGCCAAACAGCACGATAGCGGTGGAACCCAGCTTGAAGCGACCCATTTCTGCACCTTTTTCCAGATGGATGGGCGCACGTGCGGCTTCGTCATAGCTCACGGTCTTCAGTTCGCGCTTGGGAGGTGTAACCAGCCCGGCCCAGACGGTTTCCACCGAGGCGACGATCATGGCGCCGACCAGTACCACGGCCATCGGGCCGCGCTCCGTATCGAACAGGCACACGACGCGCTCATTACGGGCGAACAGCTCGGGAACGTTTTCAGCGGTGGTCTGGTTGACCGAAAAGAGGCGGCCTGGCACGTAGACCATTTCGCGCAAGGTCCCGGCAAGAGGCATGTGGACGCGGTGGTAGTCCTTTGGCGACAGGTAGACAGTCGCAAACTGGCCGCCCATGAACGGGGCCGAGAGTTTTGGATCGCCGCCCAGCAGTTCGAGTGCGCTGAAGCTGTGACCCTTGGCCTGGAAAATACGACCGTGCTCGATAGGGCCCAACTGGCTGATGGCGCCGTCGGCCGGGCACAGGATGGCGCCGGGAGTGGTGTCCAGCGGACGTGCGTCCGGTTTCAGGGCGCGGGTGAAGAAGTCGTTGAAGTGCTCATAGGCAGTGAGGTCTTCGACCTGCGCCTGAGACATGTCCACCTGATAGCGGCGTGCGAACCAGGCGGTGAAGGCATTCTTGAACCAGCGCACGCGGCATTCGGCAACGCAGCCCGCCAGACGAGACAGAAGATGGTGTGGCAGCAGGTGCTGACTAAGGATGAACAGACGCTCTTTCATTTATATTCCTAAAGCTTGAGGGAGGAGCCGACTCGTTTGGAACTGATGTCACTTCTCGATCGGGGTGTCCGGGTGATTGCCCCATTCGCCCCATGACCCGGCGTAAGCCTTGACCCGTGGATAGCCGAGAGCCTTGGCCACCAGATAGGTGAAGCCGGAGCGGTGGTGGGTCTGGCAGTGGGTGATCACTTCCTTGTCGGGAGTGATGCCCAGGTTTTCCAGAATCTGGGGCATGTCCTGGCGGATGCGCAGGTTGCGGGCTTTATCCATGCCGGCAGTCCACTCGAAGTTGACTGCACCAGGGATATGGCCGCCTCGGGCTGCCAGGACTTTTTCCCCCGAATACTCGGTCGGGCCACGGGCATCCCAGATCGCCAGATCGGCAGCGCCGAGACGGGACTGGACATATTCGCGGGTCGCGGTGGGCTCGCCATGCAGGGTGAGGGCCACGGGAGCGGTCGCAGCCGCCGGCACATCGGTGGTCAGCGGCAAGGATTGCGCTTCCCATGCCAGCACGCCGCCATCCAGATAGTGATAGCCGGTGTGGCCGATGACATCCAGCAGCCAGATGAAACGTCCGGCCCAGCCGCCGCCTTCGTCGTCATAGACCACATAGACGGCGTCCGGGTTGTGGCCGAGTTCGCTGAACAGGAATTCCAGATCCCCATGAGCCGGCAGCAGGCCTGGCGCGGGAGGCTGGCCCAGTTGCGTACGTTTTGGGTCGACGAAGCGGGCGCCGCGGATATGACCAGCCTCGTAACGGGCGCTGCTGGTCAGATCGACGAGGATCAGTTGCGGGGCGTCAAGGCGCTCAAGCAGATCTTGTGGCTCGATGCCCAACGGCAAACCAGTGAAGACGGACATTTGCAGCCTCCGATAAAGGGGAAGTGCGAATTGTACGCCAGGCCTCAGGCTTTGCGTTGGCTAAAGATAGCCAGTGATCGCTCAATACATTGCGCGGTTTTTCCGAATGCCTGAACGGATATTTCCGACAATGGACCTCCACCCTGATCCGCGACCACCAGTAGCAGGACCCTGCCGTTGTTGCCCAATGAGCGGATCAACCAGTGCTCGCCCTTGAAGATGCTTTTCAGGGCGGCAGGCAGCAGCGCCGCAAATTGTGCGTGGTTGGTGGGGGTGATGCGCAGTTGGGTCGGTTGGGTCAGCAGGCGCTGCAGGAGCGTGCTTTCCTTGATGGAGAATTGCAGCCCCGAAACCTCTGGCGGCAGTCCACCGGCCAGATGCACGCGCAATATGCTGGCCGTCTTGTCCGCCATCAGCAGCATGACCCGCTCCATGCCGCAGGCCACCAAAGCGTCGCGAGCGGTCGTGGTCAGGTGCATGGAATTGAGGAACGGCGTGGGCTCGACCAGCAATTCGGCGCACTGCTTGCGCCACTGTTGCAGCGCGTCGGCGGAGGGGGGTGGCGCGACCTCGTTGTCGCGTCTGATGCGTCGGGCATCCCAGGGCCAGATCAGGGATTCGGCCGGATGCCACAAATCTGTTTCGGCATGGATGCGAGCGCTGCTGGCGGCGTTCTGGTGAGCCTGTTGCTGGACTTCTGCCAGTGGCTGTTGCAGATAAAGGCTGGCGAGCCGTTCCCAGCGCAGGCAATGCGGGCTGTTCCACGCCTGTTGGGCCGACAGCGCCAGACCATTGCCCAGCAGCACGGTATTGGCCGGCTGATTCAGCCAGCGACGCAGGTTCGGGTCGGCATCCATGAGTTGCTGCTGGCGCAACGGGTCTTGATCCTCCCGGGCGATGTGCAGGGCCTTGACCAGCTCTCGTCGCTCGTTGATCAGCACTTTGTAGCCGCGGGTGACCCAGACCGGCAGACGCCAGAACTCGGCCAGCGTCAGACACAGTTCCAGCAGGCTGACGCCGAACAGCTCTTTCTCGACCACACTGCTGGACTCGCCCTTGTGAATGACCCGCACTTCCCAGTCTTCCAGAAGCTTGGGGTGCGCGAGCGCCATGGGCCACAGCGGCGACAGAAACAACAGGCTGCCCAGATGGATGTCCTGCCACAGACGGGCGAGGCGACTGGCGAACAGCCCATTGGCCTGTTGCGTGGCATGCTGGCTGATAAGGATCAACTGGCGGAAAGCGGCCGGTATGTCCTTGGGGTCCTTGGCAGGCAGGCGACCGAGCAGGATTTCGGTGCGGGCCAGCCCCAGTCGGTTGATTGCAATTTCCAGACTTTCAGCCGGTTCCACCATGCCATGGCTTTTATGGTTGGCTTCACGCAGCACGCTCAATACCAGCTCCGGGCTTTCCTGCATCATGTCGGCGATTTCACGTAGCGAGCGGCGGCTGTCTTTCAGCGCGTCGCGAACGTGATTGTGGTTCACCGAGGGGATAGGCAAGTCAACGGCGTCCAGATGCTTGATCCAGGCATCGAGTGTCTTGGGTATCGAGTGCTTCACAGAGCTTGCGGTCGACATTGGAAGGCCTTTACAGCTGATTTTTTTATGCAGCGCAGGCTGCGATTCTTCAGGGCTGGACAGCTGTTTTCAAGCCTTTGTTCTAGTGGCGAACTGGTTTTTCACAAGAACTGACTATAGTCTGGACCAAGGAGGCCGATACGTAGAACAAGAGTTTCCGCACTTGCCCCTGAACCCGACTCGATAAGTATTTTCTACCTATGGCTAAAATTATCGGCATCATCGTCGTTTTCGCGAGCGTGCTCGGCGGATACGTTCTATCCCACGGACAGGTCGCAGCGCTGTTTCAGCCTTATGAAGTGCTGATTATCGGTGGTGCAGCCCTGGGTGCATTCCTCCAGGCCAACCCTGGCTATATGACCATGCACGTCTTCAAGAAGTCCTTGCAGATGTTCGGTACGCGTTTTACTCACGCCTACTACCTGGAAGTGCTTGGTCTGGTCTACGAGATCCTCAACAAGAGCCGCCGCGAAGGCATGATGGCGATTGAAGGGGATATCGAGGAACCGGCTTCCAGCCCGATCTTCGCCAAGTACCCTGGCGTGCTCAAGGATGCACGCATGACGGCCTACATCTGCGATTACCTGCGGATCATGTCGTCGGGCAACATGGCGCCCCACGAACTCGAAGGCCTGTTCGACATGGAACTGTTGAGCATGAAGGAAGAGCTTGAGCATCCTTCCCACGCCGTTACCGGTATCGCCGACGGTATGCCCGGTTTCGGTATCGTGGCAGCGGTACTGGGTATCGTGATCACCATGGCTTCCCTGGGTTCCGGCGACAAGGCCGCTATCGGTATGCACGTAGGTGCGGCTCTGGTAGGTACCTTCTTCGGTATTCTGGCGGCCTATGGTTTCTTCGGCCCGCTGGCCACTTCCCTGGCTCACGATGCCAAGGAAGAGATGAACGTCTACGAATGCATCAAGGCTTCCCTGGTGGCTTCGGCTTCCGGCATGCCGCCTTCGCTGGCCGTGGAGTTCGGTCGCAAGGTTCTGTATCCGGCGCATCGGCCCAGCTTCAGCGAGCTGGAACAAGCGGTTCGCGGTCGTTAAGTCATGGAAAATAATCAGCCGATAATCGTCAAGCGCGTAAAGCGCTTTGGTGGCGGACACCACGGTGGCGCCTGGAAGATTGCCTTCGCTGACTTTGCGACAGCGATGATGGCGTTCTTCCTGGTGCTGTGGCTGCTGTCTGCCGCCACGCCCGAACAGTTGATCGCCGTCGCTGGTTACTTCAAGGACCCGGTCGGCTTCACAGACAGTGGTTCGCCCTATGTGATCGATCTGGGCGGTTCGCCCGAGATGTCGCCGAACCAGACCCTCAACCCCGAGGTCAAGACCACGCCGTCCCCGGATACCGTGCCTATCGAGTCGGATACCTCTGAATCCAAGGCCGAGCAGGTCGAGCAGGAGCGTCTTGAGATGCTGTTGCAAGAGTTGCAGAACAAGGTTGAAGAGAACCCGCAACTGCTGAAGTTCAAGGATCAGATCCTGTTCGAGATCACTCAGGATGGCTTGCGGATCCAGATCATGGACGCTGATAACCGGCCCATGTTCGACTCCGGCAGCGCCCGTCTGAAGCCTTACTTCGAGGACATTCTGCTGGCCATGGCCGACACCATTCGCACGGTGCCGAACAAGACCAGTATCAGCGGCCACACCGACGCCAAGCCTTATGTGGGCAGCGGTGAGTTCGGGAACTGGGAGCTGTCGGCAAACCGCGCCAACGCTGCACGTCGTGCGCTGGTGGCAGGCGGTTATCCTGACACCCAGGTCGCCCGGGTGGTCGGGTATGCTTCTTCGTCGCTGTATGACCGTGAGCATCCGTTCAATCCGGTGAACCGTCGCATCGATATCGTCGTGCTGACCAAAAAGGCCCAGCAGCGTATCGAAGGTGATCAGGGAGGCGGTGCTGCGCCGCAGACCCAGCCTGCCCCGGCAGCGCCAGCGGCTCCGGGAGCGTCTACCACTACGCCGCCTGATCCGCAGGCCTATGCCCAGCCTCACGAGATTCGGCAAAAGCTGAACATCTTCGAGGAAGGCCAGTTGCGGGCTGAACCGGCCAAAAACTGAGTGGTGACAACCGATACAAAAACGCCGCGATCATCGCGGCGTTTTTGTGTGCGTTTCAGTAACTGTCTTGCGGCAGACTGGCGATGATCGAGCGGTAACTGTTCATGCGCTGCTGCTGAACCCGGCCATCTTCCAGAGCCTTGAGCAGGGCACAACCCGGTTCGCGGTCATGCTTGCAGTCGCGGAAGCGGCAGGTGCCGATCAGGTCGTTGAACTCGATGAAACCGGCTTCCACATCGGCACGGCTGACATGACCCAGGCCGAATTCGCGAATGCCCGGCGAGTCGATCAGGTCGCCGCCACGGGGGAAGTGGAACAGGCGGGCGGTGGTCGTGGTGTGCGTACCCTGGCCGGACAGCTCCGACAGCGGGCCGACACGTGTCTCGACTTCCGGCAGCAGGCTGTTGACCAGCGAAGACTTGCCCACGCCCGACTGGCCCACGAATACGCTGATATGGCCGTCGAGGCGGTTCTGCAACTGTTGCATGCCATCGCCATGGTGCGCCGACACTTCCATGACCGGATAACCCAGTGTGCGGTACACCGCCAGCAGGGCGTTGAGCGCCGGAGCGTTCTGCTCGTCGATCAGGTCTGCCTTGTTGAGCAGCAGCAAC
Proteins encoded:
- the serB gene encoding phosphoserine phosphatase SerB; translation: MREIVLINITGVDRPGLTAAITGVLAQGGVNILDIGQAVIHDTLSFGILVEIPDTEQGSSVLKDILFTAYKLDQQVRFTAVSEADYQQWVDGQGKARHIVTLLTRKVTAEQLQCVSSITAKYGLNIDHIDRLSGRMPLDTPADKGKGCIEFSVRGEPADPKAMQAEFLSVAQELNVDIAFQQDSLFRRNRRLAVFDMDSTLIEAEVIDELAKAAGVGEQVSEITERAMRGELDFRASFKERLSLLKGLDVSVLDEIGASLRLTEGAETLFAELKRLGYKTAILSGGFTYFAKQLQAKLGIDYVFANELEVVDGKVTGVAVEPIVDAQRKADLLRELANKEGLSLEQTIAVGDGANDLPMLAIAGLGVAFRAKPLVKQSAKQAISTLGLDGVLYLLGFRDREGRG
- a CDS encoding molecular chaperone, producing the protein MSNLSLPLLLRAPTPTQSSLSFCEPNPRDLKRWISSLPKANIGEMARQLYQGLSELNLLMTPGENRLQLLELLRPEVYFVCSHLERHFLNQAIVLDERPRKVANLCQALQNHLATGYKQIIQNVAARYSKEQGALLTTALQRAMHALNGPLIRASQLYCPVQDGLWLELHNIYQIARQYQLHSTPVNEPLGTHTRTLSVEQTYAIALLMGCSRSNQMRQLNIGKMAEALEAWSALVTLQSPANENSLFALDPTSDKPPLYRTLFTDEQLPKLLGINSLALADALNKYLELPADQRSQSRLLVPSRITTDLLQHLAAAWGDVAERTFQRTAGQGTLKLCIGMSALHYYVGGQKSFTEQLLLPAVSSVADFSLKLVNDNNDDPWSNAFDTHRGNTSSVLLPFEEIEYQSVDGDNESASNAQNIFATFELNIVNHSPGGYCLAWPKEVPPQLQAGELVGIQDDAGQGWSIAIVRWVRQVRSGGTQMGIELIAPFAQPCGMQLIREGQNSQYLRTLMLPEVRAMGKPPTVLAPRLPFQENSQVMINVNGEERRAALSNRHISSASYNQFEYKIYDAPKATESEKPKPGQEFDSLWSSL
- the asd gene encoding archaetidylserine decarboxylase (Phosphatidylserine decarboxylase is synthesized as a single chain precursor. Generation of the pyruvoyl active site from a Ser is coupled to cleavage of a Gly-Ser bond between the larger (beta) and smaller (alpha chains). It is an integral membrane protein.) — encoded protein: MKERLFILSQHLLPHHLLSRLAGCVAECRVRWFKNAFTAWFARRYQVDMSQAQVEDLTAYEHFNDFFTRALKPDARPLDTTPGAILCPADGAISQLGPIEHGRIFQAKGHSFSALELLGGDPKLSAPFMGGQFATVYLSPKDYHRVHMPLAGTLREMVYVPGRLFSVNQTTAENVPELFARNERVVCLFDTERGPMAVVLVGAMIVASVETVWAGLVTPPKRELKTVSYDEAARAPIHLEKGAEMGRFKLGSTAIVLFGPDQVKWAEELTAGSKVQMGQAMAAPVQA
- a CDS encoding rhodanese-like domain-containing protein, producing MSVFTGLPLGIEPQDLLERLDAPQLILVDLTSSARYEAGHIRGARFVDPKRTQLGQPPAPGLLPAHGDLEFLFSELGHNPDAVYVVYDDEGGGWAGRFIWLLDVIGHTGYHYLDGGVLAWEAQSLPLTTDVPAAATAPVALTLHGEPTATREYVQSRLGAADLAIWDARGPTEYSGEKVLAARGGHIPGAVNFEWTAGMDKARNLRIRQDMPQILENLGITPDKEVITHCQTHHRSGFTYLVAKALGYPRVKAYAGSWGEWGNHPDTPIEK
- a CDS encoding HDOD domain-containing protein, whose protein sequence is MSTASSVKHSIPKTLDAWIKHLDAVDLPIPSVNHNHVRDALKDSRRSLREIADMMQESPELVLSVLREANHKSHGMVEPAESLEIAINRLGLARTEILLGRLPAKDPKDIPAAFRQLILISQHATQQANGLFASRLARLWQDIHLGSLLFLSPLWPMALAHPKLLEDWEVRVIHKGESSSVVEKELFGVSLLELCLTLAEFWRLPVWVTRGYKVLINERRELVKALHIAREDQDPLRQQQLMDADPNLRRWLNQPANTVLLGNGLALSAQQAWNSPHCLRWERLASLYLQQPLAEVQQQAHQNAASSARIHAETDLWHPAESLIWPWDARRIRRDNEVAPPPSADALQQWRKQCAELLVEPTPFLNSMHLTTTARDALVACGMERVMLLMADKTASILRVHLAGGLPPEVSGLQFSIKESTLLQRLLTQPTQLRITPTNHAQFAALLPAALKSIFKGEHWLIRSLGNNGRVLLLVVADQGGGPLSEISVQAFGKTAQCIERSLAIFSQRKA
- the motA gene encoding flagellar motor stator protein MotA, which codes for MAKIIGIIVVFASVLGGYVLSHGQVAALFQPYEVLIIGGAALGAFLQANPGYMTMHVFKKSLQMFGTRFTHAYYLEVLGLVYEILNKSRREGMMAIEGDIEEPASSPIFAKYPGVLKDARMTAYICDYLRIMSSGNMAPHELEGLFDMELLSMKEELEHPSHAVTGIADGMPGFGIVAAVLGIVITMASLGSGDKAAIGMHVGAALVGTFFGILAAYGFFGPLATSLAHDAKEEMNVYECIKASLVASASGMPPSLAVEFGRKVLYPAHRPSFSELEQAVRGR
- the motB gene encoding flagellar motor protein MotB, with amino-acid sequence MENNQPIIVKRVKRFGGGHHGGAWKIAFADFATAMMAFFLVLWLLSAATPEQLIAVAGYFKDPVGFTDSGSPYVIDLGGSPEMSPNQTLNPEVKTTPSPDTVPIESDTSESKAEQVEQERLEMLLQELQNKVEENPQLLKFKDQILFEITQDGLRIQIMDADNRPMFDSGSARLKPYFEDILLAMADTIRTVPNKTSISGHTDAKPYVGSGEFGNWELSANRANAARRALVAGGYPDTQVARVVGYASSSLYDREHPFNPVNRRIDIVVLTKKAQQRIEGDQGGGAAPQTQPAPAAPAAPGASTTTPPDPQAYAQPHEIRQKLNIFEEGQLRAEPAKN
- the rsgA gene encoding small ribosomal subunit biogenesis GTPase RsgA — encoded protein: MAKRQLNRRQNWRIEKIQGERAARAAKRETQALETLEGGDLGPEQTGLVIAHFGVQVEVEAQDGEQRGQVFRCHLRANLPALVTGDQVVWRAGNQGIGVIVAQLPRTTELCRPDTRGQLKPVAANVDLIVIVFAPMPEPHANLIDRYLVAAEHAGIHPLLLLNKADLIDEQNAPALNALLAVYRTLGYPVMEVSAHHGDGMQQLQNRLDGHISVFVGQSGVGKSSLVNSLLPEVETRVGPLSELSGQGTHTTTTARLFHFPRGGDLIDSPGIREFGLGHVSRADVEAGFIEFNDLIGTCRFRDCKHDREPGCALLKALEDGRVQQQRMNSYRSIIASLPQDSY